From Sporosarcina sp. Te-1, the proteins below share one genomic window:
- a CDS encoding nitroreductase family protein — MSENLSKLIRERRSVRKYDPSSKIEKEEILQILEEATKAPSTSNLQPWEFLVFLDPEERKDLRTIAYNQEQIETASAVIAVLGDKEFYKNIEPVYDSMYKAGFIDDATKEVLIGNANRTYPNAPEEARKNMATFDAGLAAMQLMLIAQDRGYGTGTMGGFDKAKFSERFQLADRYFPIVLIAFGKENAPSYQTTRLPIEDKVKFI; from the coding sequence ATGTCAGAAAATCTATCCAAATTGATTCGGGAACGCCGTTCCGTTCGTAAATACGATCCGAGCAGCAAAATAGAAAAAGAAGAGATTCTTCAGATACTGGAAGAAGCAACGAAAGCGCCGTCCACAAGCAATTTGCAGCCTTGGGAATTTCTTGTCTTTCTCGATCCAGAAGAAAGAAAGGACTTGCGGACAATCGCTTATAATCAGGAACAGATCGAAACTGCTTCCGCTGTGATTGCGGTATTAGGCGACAAAGAGTTTTATAAAAATATCGAGCCAGTCTATGACAGTATGTATAAAGCGGGCTTTATTGATGATGCCACTAAGGAAGTGCTCATCGGAAATGCTAACAGGACATATCCCAACGCGCCGGAAGAAGCCCGCAAGAACATGGCAACATTCGATGCAGGACTAGCTGCGATGCAGCTCATGCTGATCGCCCAAGACCGCGGGTATGGCACAGGAACAATGGGCGGCTTCGACAAAGCGAAATTCTCAGAGCGCTTCCAACTAGCCGACCGGTATTTCCCGATCGTTCTCATTGCATTTGGCAAGGAAAACGCCCCATCCTATCAAACTACCCGGCTTCCTATCGAAGATAAGGTGAAGTTCATCTGA
- a CDS encoding helix-turn-helix domain-containing protein — translation MERKHNEIDICTESTCQIYRSAIEFIGKRWTGVIIFNLFDGPKRYHELLNAIDGISDRLLTERLKDLEEEGLLVKRIIAEAPKKVEYELTPPGHEFREVFKAILGWAEKKDAYVKSKG, via the coding sequence ATGGAAAGGAAACATAACGAAATAGACATCTGCACGGAATCAACTTGCCAGATATATCGGAGTGCCATCGAATTCATTGGAAAACGGTGGACGGGGGTCATTATCTTCAATTTGTTCGACGGTCCAAAACGGTATCATGAACTTCTCAATGCGATTGATGGAATTTCAGACAGATTGCTGACAGAGCGCCTGAAAGATTTAGAGGAAGAAGGGTTGCTTGTAAAACGCATCATTGCCGAAGCGCCGAAAAAAGTCGAGTACGAACTGACACCGCCTGGTCATGAATTCAGAGAAGTGTTCAAAGCGATTTTAGGGTGGGCCGAGAAGAAGGATGCGTATGTGAAGAGTAAGGGATAA
- a CDS encoding GNAT family N-acetyltransferase — protein sequence MKIEVKLTDKDEAYIIKNLYPLYLYDLSGHHGNLPNQHGIYEDSDDYRTLQDQYEVQNIWWEKPDILFPFLIVADGTPAGFILLATPPHCNKGIDYFINEFFLLQPLRGNNIAEYAANQVFERFKGNWELFTNPSEKNIVGQKFWRKTISNYTKGNYVEERDETFDGYKLIFRFNNMDK from the coding sequence ATGAAAATCGAGGTAAAGCTAACTGATAAAGATGAGGCGTACATTATTAAAAATTTATATCCTTTATATCTATATGACCTCTCCGGACATCATGGGAATCTGCCAAATCAACATGGCATATACGAAGATAGTGATGATTACCGAACATTACAAGATCAATATGAGGTACAAAATATTTGGTGGGAAAAGCCAGATATATTATTCCCTTTTTTAATTGTTGCAGATGGAACACCAGCAGGTTTTATCCTGTTAGCGACCCCGCCACATTGCAATAAAGGAATTGATTATTTTATAAATGAATTCTTTTTACTCCAACCATTAAGAGGCAATAACATCGCTGAATATGCAGCGAATCAAGTGTTTGAACGATTTAAGGGCAATTGGGAGTTGTTTACGAATCCTTCAGAGAAAAACATTGTGGGACAAAAGTTTTGGAGGAAAACGATTTCTAATTATACGAAGGGGAATTACGTTGAGGAACGTGATGAAACGTTTGATGGTTACAAACTTATTTTCCGATTTAATAATATGGATAAATAA
- a CDS encoding CD3324 family protein encodes MKYVNAESILPEELLKEVQKYINGEIIYVPVSNGSRKGWGANSGSKNYFKIRNHEIQQQFSDGSTIEQLSDRFFLSHDSIKKIVYSKK; translated from the coding sequence GTGAAATATGTAAATGCAGAAAGCATCTTGCCAGAAGAATTGCTGAAGGAAGTACAGAAATATATAAATGGGGAAATCATTTATGTTCCTGTCTCTAACGGTTCACGAAAGGGATGGGGTGCAAATTCGGGGAGTAAAAATTACTTCAAGATTCGAAACCATGAAATCCAACAGCAATTTTCCGATGGGAGCACGATAGAACAATTATCGGATCGATTCTTTCTTTCTCATGATAGTATTAAAAAAATCGTTTACTCAAAAAAATAG
- the yiaA gene encoding inner membrane protein YiaA, which translates to MFEKEKNEVPIIKVERKDGEPTAAFKGASIAALLIGVSSYLIGLFNAGMELNEKGYYFAVLIFGLYASVSFQKAVRDKEEGVPVTNIYYGISWFALIVSIALMAIGLYNAGSIVLSEKGFYAMAFVLSIFAAITVQKNVRDTQKAREAN; encoded by the coding sequence GTGTTTGAAAAGGAAAAAAACGAGGTACCAATAATAAAAGTGGAACGAAAAGATGGAGAACCGACAGCTGCTTTTAAAGGAGCCTCCATCGCGGCGTTGCTAATCGGTGTATCCTCTTATCTAATCGGCTTATTCAATGCAGGGATGGAATTGAATGAAAAAGGTTATTACTTTGCTGTCCTAATTTTCGGTCTCTACGCTTCCGTTTCCTTTCAAAAAGCGGTCAGGGATAAAGAAGAAGGCGTCCCGGTGACAAATATATATTATGGCATTAGCTGGTTTGCACTGATTGTTTCGATTGCCTTAATGGCCATAGGTCTGTATAACGCAGGCAGCATCGTCTTAAGCGAAAAAGGGTTTTATGCCATGGCGTTTGTGTTAAGTATCTTTGCGGCGATAACCGTACAGAAAAATGTCAGAGATACACAGAAAGCTAGAGAAGCGAACTAA
- the dapA gene encoding 4-hydroxy-tetrahydrodipicolinate synthase: MNFGRIVTAMVTPFDEQGEIDFPATQNLINYLISNGTDALVVSGTTGESPTLTNKEKAKLFKFTVSVVNGRVPVIAGTGTNNTKESMELTMLAENAGVDGVMLVTPYYNKPCQEGLYQHFKAIAEVTTLPVMLYNIPGRSVVNMSVETVIRLSKIRNIVAIKEASGNLDTMAEIIDRTPKSFALYSGDDGLTLPVLAIGGAGVVSVASHIVGNDMQTMIAHFQRGDMQHAAREHRRLLPIIRALFAAPNPSAVKAALNLKGIPVGGVRLPMIPLNSEQLRSLYQSLTLYEELAFSRN; encoded by the coding sequence ATGAATTTCGGACGAATTGTAACAGCTATGGTGACTCCTTTTGATGAACAAGGTGAAATTGATTTTCCGGCAACCCAAAATCTCATTAATTATTTGATTTCCAACGGTACAGATGCATTGGTGGTTTCTGGCACAACAGGAGAATCCCCGACTTTGACGAACAAGGAAAAAGCCAAGTTATTCAAGTTTACCGTAAGCGTTGTAAATGGCAGAGTGCCTGTTATTGCAGGAACAGGCACCAATAACACGAAAGAGTCCATGGAATTGACTATGCTTGCGGAAAATGCGGGCGTCGACGGCGTTATGCTTGTGACTCCGTACTATAACAAGCCTTGCCAAGAAGGGCTATACCAGCACTTTAAGGCCATCGCAGAGGTCACGACTCTGCCGGTTATGTTGTACAATATTCCGGGACGCAGTGTCGTCAATATGTCGGTTGAAACCGTTATCCGCCTCTCCAAGATTCGCAATATCGTGGCGATCAAAGAGGCGAGCGGTAATTTGGACACCATGGCAGAAATCATTGATCGCACGCCAAAGAGCTTTGCATTATATAGCGGTGATGACGGACTGACACTTCCTGTCTTGGCTATCGGCGGGGCTGGCGTCGTTTCAGTCGCATCCCATATTGTCGGCAATGACATGCAAACGATGATTGCCCACTTCCAAAGAGGAGACATGCAACATGCAGCACGGGAACACCGCCGACTGCTGCCCATCATACGAGCGCTTTTTGCCGCGCCAAATCCATCTGCTGTCAAAGCCGCATTAAACCTAAAAGGCATTCCTGTCGGCGGCGTCCGGTTGCCGATGATTCCGTTGAACAGCGAGCAGTTGCGCAGCTTATACCAATCGTTGACGCTCTATGAGGAATTGGCTTTCTCAAGGAATTAA
- a CDS encoding peptidase E, whose translation MERHILTISGGGFSGDTPFIDEYLIKIGQKQGPVKIAFIATASNDAQEYIDKFYKAFKAELPSHLTSKDLDSPTIQATVNELDIVYVGGGNTQYMLDIWRRTGFDDVLINAYQNGVILAGISAGAMCWFETCFSEKEEEYEEFQGLGIVKGSLCPHYNDEERRLAFDAWTGNRKSSNIYTLADNENLHFKNEEVLVKITSPAN comes from the coding sequence ATGGAAAGACATATACTAACGATTTCGGGTGGTGGATTTTCAGGGGATACGCCTTTTATCGATGAATACTTAATAAAAATCGGCCAGAAACAAGGTCCCGTCAAAATTGCATTTATTGCAACAGCAAGCAACGATGCTCAAGAATATATAGATAAGTTCTATAAAGCTTTTAAAGCAGAGCTGCCAAGCCACTTAACAAGTAAAGACCTCGACTCACCGACTATTCAAGCAACAGTGAATGAGTTGGATATTGTGTATGTGGGTGGCGGCAACACACAATATATGCTTGATATTTGGCGCCGAACCGGTTTTGATGATGTGTTGATAAATGCATATCAGAATGGTGTCATTCTCGCTGGCATAAGTGCTGGGGCCATGTGCTGGTTTGAGACTTGTTTCAGTGAAAAGGAAGAAGAATATGAAGAATTCCAGGGGCTTGGGATCGTAAAGGGGAGTCTGTGTCCGCATTATAATGATGAGGAGCGGCGTTTGGCATTCGATGCGTGGACCGGTAATAGGAAGAGCAGCAATATATATACGTTGGCAGATAATGAAAACTTGCATTTTAAAAACGAAGAAGTGCTTGTGAAAATCACTTCGCCAGCGAACTGA
- a CDS encoding zinc-binding alcohol dehydrogenase family protein: MKAIIQKEFGGPDVLLFQNMERPKIAKGECLLKVAYTSVNYADIKSRRGNKGNGQFPFVLGLDAAGTIEEAHPNSIFTKGDRVIAFPKYGSYAEYVIADENLVFKIPVSLSFEQAAAMPTVSFLAYILLHEIGQVEKTDTIVIHSAAGGVGSMLVQLAKLYGTQKIICTVGKLDKAMYVKGLGADVVCTYDLFVEEVLRHTNHQGANLIFDSVAGDVTAKSLECLALYGTLVQFGNSSGVPGAFTTNDVHSSCRSIKGFSLGTTRKHIPAQLASVAGKVIELFASNQVALPIAAIFSLPEATHAHHFMESRNYEGKILLKIE; encoded by the coding sequence ATGAAAGCGATTATTCAAAAAGAATTTGGCGGTCCGGACGTTCTGTTGTTTCAAAATATGGAACGCCCGAAAATCGCTAAAGGGGAATGTTTACTAAAAGTTGCATATACAAGCGTAAATTATGCAGATATAAAATCTCGTAGAGGTAATAAAGGGAACGGTCAATTTCCTTTTGTATTAGGACTAGATGCGGCAGGAACCATAGAAGAAGCACACCCGAATTCAATATTTACAAAAGGGGACCGTGTTATTGCATTCCCTAAATACGGATCGTATGCAGAATATGTAATTGCAGATGAAAACTTAGTATTTAAAATTCCGGTAAGTCTATCATTTGAACAGGCTGCCGCTATGCCGACTGTATCGTTCCTAGCATATATTCTCTTACATGAAATCGGTCAAGTTGAAAAAACAGATACAATTGTTATCCATAGTGCCGCTGGTGGCGTCGGCTCCATGCTTGTACAATTAGCGAAATTATATGGAACGCAAAAAATCATTTGCACGGTAGGAAAGTTAGATAAAGCGATGTATGTAAAGGGCTTAGGAGCAGATGTCGTGTGCACCTATGATTTATTTGTGGAGGAAGTCTTGCGCCATACGAATCATCAAGGGGCGAATCTTATCTTTGATTCTGTGGCTGGGGATGTCACAGCAAAGAGTTTAGAATGCCTAGCATTGTATGGCACACTTGTACAATTTGGCAATAGCAGTGGGGTGCCTGGTGCCTTTACTACCAATGATGTACATAGTAGTTGCAGAAGTATCAAAGGGTTTAGTTTAGGCACAACGAGAAAGCATATTCCCGCCCAGTTGGCGTCTGTTGCAGGCAAAGTAATTGAGTTATTTGCGTCAAACCAGGTTGCTCTTCCTATTGCTGCTATTTTTTCATTGCCAGAAGCGACTCATGCACATCATTTCATGGAAAGTCGTAATTATGAAGGGAAGATCCTATTGAAGATCGAGTAA
- a CDS encoding tripartite tricarboxylate transporter permease, which produces MSIFLTALLFAIVGAIVFSLIGLISGTDETAIMVPITLLVILLGAPPEGIFAFFMAAVLSKHLTHAVPTALMGIPGDTTAVPLIDHANTLRRMGMPHIALRKMISGGIIGAFIALPTAVLLGQFLGQFADFFKSSSGLIFTIAAFLIAFFSKGKWASILAIIPFAFFIKGLDTLSFSILDKHLSITFFLGIAIGPMLSDIFIAASPSAKKAIVREKPNEYHLAPETKSWKGYFPNPFKILTGRQTAFTSVTTFISSLTFVFSPVGMTSLMGEIVGSRTKGAYKKSTTSLTVMNGVTESTYIAEAIIPLIAFGIPLSPVALGPASPLFNAPPVFTVDPINNLHTHLTTGDFFLYGLIGITVASLIAYPFSMNYARKASVIVLKFVSQEAIVAMFIGLACLLAYHEAQLVGIVLTFTVAMVGGLLNRILGIGAGVQFMVFYASSWIILQLFGF; this is translated from the coding sequence ATGAGTATTTTTTTGACTGCCCTATTATTTGCCATCGTTGGCGCTATTGTTTTTTCGCTGATCGGTTTGATTTCGGGAACAGATGAAACAGCAATCATGGTGCCGATAACACTTCTAGTTATACTTCTTGGTGCACCTCCAGAAGGCATATTTGCATTCTTCATGGCCGCGGTGTTATCCAAACATTTAACCCATGCGGTTCCAACTGCTTTAATGGGAATACCCGGAGATACGACAGCCGTACCGCTGATTGACCACGCGAATACACTCAGGCGGATGGGCATGCCGCATATTGCGTTGCGAAAAATGATTTCAGGCGGAATCATTGGTGCGTTTATTGCCTTGCCGACAGCGGTCCTGCTCGGTCAATTTTTAGGCCAATTCGCAGACTTTTTCAAGTCCTCTTCGGGGCTGATTTTTACAATTGCCGCCTTCCTGATTGCCTTCTTTTCTAAAGGTAAGTGGGCGAGTATACTGGCGATCATTCCATTCGCCTTCTTCATTAAGGGATTGGATACATTAAGTTTCTCGATTTTAGATAAGCATTTATCCATCACCTTTTTCTTAGGCATCGCGATTGGTCCCATGCTCTCTGACATTTTCATTGCGGCATCTCCAAGTGCGAAGAAGGCGATTGTGCGTGAGAAGCCGAATGAATACCATTTGGCGCCTGAAACAAAATCGTGGAAAGGATACTTTCCGAATCCGTTTAAAATCTTGACGGGGAGACAAACAGCCTTCACTTCGGTTACCACTTTCATCTCCTCCCTGACATTTGTCTTCAGTCCGGTTGGCATGACTTCTTTAATGGGGGAAATTGTGGGTTCCCGTACGAAAGGCGCCTATAAAAAATCAACAACAAGCTTGACCGTAATGAACGGTGTAACAGAATCTACGTACATAGCAGAAGCGATTATTCCGTTAATAGCATTCGGAATTCCATTGAGTCCAGTAGCTTTGGGTCCGGCATCCCCATTGTTCAATGCGCCACCCGTCTTTACAGTTGATCCAATTAACAATTTGCATACACATCTCACGACAGGCGACTTTTTCCTATACGGTTTGATCGGGATTACCGTGGCTTCGCTGATTGCCTATCCGTTTTCAATGAACTATGCCCGTAAAGCATCCGTCATTGTATTGAAATTTGTCAGCCAGGAAGCCATTGTGGCTATGTTTATTGGGCTTGCTTGTTTACTCGCGTATCATGAAGCCCAATTGGTAGGGATTGTCCTGACATTTACGGTTGCCATGGTAGGGGGATTACTGAACCGAATTCTTGGTATTGGGGCAGGCGTTCAGTTTATGGTCTTCTATGCATCGAGCTGGATCATTTTGCAGCTGTTTGGATTTTAA
- a CDS encoding hydroxymethylglutaryl-CoA reductase, degradative — protein MFVNRSRVKGFYQLSINERLELATHGRGLTEEEKSLLSGKQPFPMETADAMVENVIGQFSIPLGVASNFKVNGKDVFIPMATEEPSVIAAASNAARAAYDLGGFHTSTSGTIMRGQVQVLDCIDPFAARSRILENKEEIMNRCNEKDPTLVQLGGGVKDLEVHLVNTRKETIVVIHLLVDTKDAMGANAVNTMAEYVSPLIEKITGGRVVLRIISNLADKRLARARGVFDAQALGGVEIVKNIVSAFEFADADPYRAATHNKGVMNGISSVVLATGNDTRAVEAGAHAYAARSGSYRSLTTWEMNEDGNLVGTIELPMAVGIIGGATKTHPVAKACLKILGITTSDELAGIIAAVGLAENAASLRALSSEGIQAGHMRLHAKNLAVMAGAAHSDIDRVVQQAVEEKDVRYDRILQIVQEIQGEDL, from the coding sequence ATGTTTGTGAACAGATCAAGGGTTAAAGGATTCTATCAACTATCAATTAACGAGAGATTAGAATTAGCCACGCATGGTCGGGGATTAACGGAGGAAGAGAAATCACTCTTATCCGGAAAGCAGCCATTTCCGATGGAAACAGCGGATGCCATGGTCGAAAATGTTATTGGGCAATTTAGCATTCCATTAGGCGTGGCCTCCAATTTTAAGGTGAATGGTAAAGATGTGTTCATTCCGATGGCAACAGAAGAGCCTTCCGTCATAGCGGCTGCGAGCAATGCAGCAAGAGCAGCATATGACTTGGGTGGTTTCCATACGTCTACAAGCGGGACCATCATGAGAGGGCAGGTACAAGTCTTGGATTGTATTGATCCATTCGCCGCCAGATCAAGAATTTTGGAAAATAAAGAGGAAATCATGAATCGATGCAATGAGAAAGATCCTACACTTGTCCAGCTTGGAGGAGGAGTGAAAGATCTTGAGGTCCATCTGGTCAACACAAGAAAAGAGACCATTGTAGTCATCCACTTGCTCGTTGACACAAAAGATGCAATGGGAGCCAATGCGGTCAATACGATGGCTGAGTACGTTTCGCCCTTAATCGAGAAAATCACGGGCGGACGGGTTGTCTTGCGGATTATTTCGAACCTGGCAGATAAGAGGCTCGCTAGGGCTAGAGGGGTGTTTGATGCACAAGCACTTGGTGGAGTGGAAATCGTCAAGAACATTGTAAGCGCTTTCGAGTTTGCGGATGCAGATCCCTACAGAGCTGCGACACATAATAAAGGGGTGATGAATGGCATCTCTTCAGTTGTGCTGGCAACGGGCAACGATACCAGAGCAGTTGAAGCAGGTGCGCACGCCTATGCAGCACGTTCAGGCAGCTATCGATCTCTAACAACTTGGGAAATGAATGAGGATGGAAATTTAGTCGGAACGATTGAATTGCCAATGGCAGTTGGAATTATTGGCGGGGCAACAAAAACGCATCCGGTCGCAAAGGCTTGTCTGAAAATATTAGGGATTACAACATCTGATGAACTCGCAGGTATTATTGCCGCTGTCGGACTAGCGGAGAATGCTGCCAGCTTACGGGCGTTGTCTTCAGAAGGTATACAGGCAGGGCATATGCGTTTGCATGCTAAAAATCTCGCGGTGATGGCAGGTGCTGCACATTCGGACATTGATCGAGTTGTCCAACAAGCAGTAGAAGAGAAGGATGTGAGATATGATCGCATTCTGCAAATCGTTCAAGAAATCCAAGGGGAGGATTTGTAA
- a CDS encoding helix-turn-helix domain-containing protein, giving the protein MEKNEIGKRIKNIRLKKKMTQQEVADLAGITKSHISKIENGLTTPALVTLSKIAKALDSPTSWFIEQEEHGELTIVRKENREIGKEDNGIGYDYELLANKVGMSVISPTIVTVLPEAVSIKPYIHTNDEFIFVLSGSITLLYDGIKYELDKGDSAYFSGKRPHIFLASSIETAMVLTIYIEEE; this is encoded by the coding sequence GTGGAGAAGAATGAGATTGGCAAGAGGATTAAAAACATCCGCTTAAAAAAGAAAATGACGCAACAAGAAGTTGCTGATCTAGCTGGGATTACTAAGAGCCATATATCTAAAATTGAAAATGGCCTTACTACACCTGCCTTGGTTACCCTGTCCAAGATTGCGAAAGCCTTGGATAGTCCTACATCTTGGTTCATTGAACAAGAAGAACACGGAGAACTGACGATTGTGCGAAAAGAGAATCGTGAAATAGGGAAAGAGGATAATGGCATTGGCTATGATTATGAATTGCTTGCGAATAAAGTGGGAATGAGCGTCATCAGTCCGACGATTGTAACCGTACTTCCCGAGGCTGTTTCAATCAAACCTTATATACATACTAATGATGAATTCATTTTTGTTTTGTCGGGTTCTATCACACTTCTATATGATGGGATTAAATATGAACTGGATAAGGGAGATTCAGCTTACTTTTCGGGGAAAAGACCACATATCTTTTTAGCAAGCAGTATTGAGACTGCTATGGTTCTTACCATATATATAGAAGAGGAATAG
- a CDS encoding MFS transporter, whose amino-acid sequence MKTKTAQAASTLGFVILLIGVFMAALDNGIISAALTTINSSFDVSATSGAWGITLYTLGLAVATPIVGKLADRYGRKKLFLIEVIIFTVGSLGVALSPNFSLFLAARLFQAFGGGGIFIIASSHVLSTFAKEKQGSKLGLLGAMNGIASVIGPNIGSFLIDLTGNWHWLFLINVPIGVLLVVFGWISLQETKTAVLSKIDFLGISLLSFSILSVMFAVNNLGEGNLLDSLLGWGTLGLLLLGVALFAILIFVEKRNEAKHVDPILPYHLLRKPTYTMTMIMGALSGLFIGAVIFIPSYAEQILGIPAAKSGYWMTPLALASGIGAAGGGFFVDKQGPVKTLVLSGIISIIGFGGLGLFVDSKLTFILFSVIAGIGFGFVLGAPLTVLTSNAAGTQKGSAIGTLSVARQIGLTISPTIFAAFIQQGFSKLGTLIPEKLKAHGIDPAAMPSDAMESVNGGGYANIQENIDKIPVQGVRDALNEAYQSAVHSAYEPIYLTSAGAALIMILIALIFSKKFAKDANEHPAE is encoded by the coding sequence ATGAAAACGAAAACGGCACAGGCAGCCAGTACGTTAGGTTTTGTCATTCTACTGATTGGTGTGTTCATGGCTGCGCTGGATAACGGAATCATCAGTGCAGCATTGACAACGATCAACTCATCGTTCGATGTGTCTGCTACATCCGGAGCCTGGGGCATCACACTTTACACGCTCGGTCTTGCCGTAGCGACTCCAATTGTCGGAAAGCTGGCAGACCGATATGGCCGAAAGAAGTTGTTCCTTATTGAAGTTATCATCTTCACGGTCGGTTCATTGGGCGTGGCGCTGAGTCCGAATTTCTCTTTATTCTTGGCGGCGCGTTTATTCCAGGCGTTTGGCGGTGGCGGGATTTTTATTATCGCCAGCTCCCATGTACTGAGTACATTTGCAAAAGAGAAGCAAGGGAGCAAGCTTGGATTGCTCGGAGCAATGAATGGGATCGCTTCCGTCATCGGTCCGAATATAGGCAGCTTCCTCATTGATTTGACCGGCAATTGGCATTGGCTTTTCCTGATCAATGTTCCGATCGGCGTCCTGCTAGTCGTCTTCGGTTGGATTTCCTTGCAGGAAACAAAAACGGCGGTGCTGTCGAAAATCGATTTTCTCGGCATTTCCCTATTATCTTTTTCCATCTTGAGTGTAATGTTTGCCGTGAACAATCTTGGAGAGGGCAACTTGCTCGATAGTCTTCTCGGCTGGGGTACGCTCGGTTTATTGCTGCTTGGCGTTGCCCTTTTCGCTATACTGATCTTTGTTGAAAAACGCAATGAGGCAAAGCATGTCGATCCGATTTTGCCTTATCATTTATTGCGCAAGCCAACGTATACCATGACGATGATTATGGGGGCGCTGTCCGGGTTATTCATTGGCGCGGTCATCTTCATCCCTTCTTATGCAGAACAGATTCTTGGCATCCCTGCGGCGAAATCGGGATATTGGATGACGCCACTTGCTCTTGCGTCAGGCATCGGTGCGGCAGGAGGCGGTTTCTTTGTCGATAAGCAAGGTCCTGTGAAGACGCTCGTCCTCTCAGGCATTATTTCTATCATCGGATTCGGGGGGCTCGGCCTTTTTGTTGATTCAAAGCTGACGTTTATCCTCTTCTCTGTTATTGCGGGAATTGGATTTGGTTTTGTTCTTGGCGCGCCATTGACTGTCCTGACTTCAAACGCAGCAGGCACCCAAAAAGGTTCGGCGATCGGCACGCTGTCCGTCGCGCGTCAAATCGGTCTGACGATCTCCCCTACCATTTTTGCGGCATTCATCCAACAGGGCTTCAGCAAATTAGGCACGCTTATTCCTGAGAAGTTAAAGGCGCATGGGATCGATCCGGCTGCCATGCCGAGCGATGCCATGGAGTCCGTCAATGGCGGCGGGTATGCGAATATCCAGGAGAACATCGACAAAATCCCGGTGCAGGGCGTCCGGGATGCACTGAATGAAGCATACCAAAGCGCTGTCCATTCAGCGTATGAGCCGATTTACTTAACGTCCGCTGGGGCAGCTCTCATAATGATTTTGATTGCTTTGATCTTCAGCAAGAAGTTCGCAAAAGATGCAAATGAGCATCCTGCTGAATAA
- a CDS encoding KGG domain-containing protein, translating into MAKDQNNRDNHGKMSLEEAGRKGGEETARTHGHEFYEEIGKKGGEARARQNDELKKDNNK; encoded by the coding sequence ATGGCAAAAGATCAAAACAACCGAGACAACCATGGTAAAATGTCCCTTGAAGAAGCTGGCCGTAAAGGCGGGGAAGAAACAGCTAGAACTCACGGTCATGAATTTTACGAGGAAATCGGCAAAAAAGGCGGCGAAGCACGCGCCCGTCAAAATGATGAGCTTAAGAAAGACAACAATAAATAA